One genomic segment of Bacteroides caccae includes these proteins:
- a CDS encoding CatB-related O-acetyltransferase — protein MMTKIYPRTGDNQTVYLNAVIKDPQIEVGDYTIYNDFVANPLLFEKNNVLYHYPIHREKLIIGKFCSIACGTKFLFNCANHTLKSLSTYTFPLFYEEWELEKSNITTAWDNKGDIVIGNDVWIGYEAVIMAGVHIGDGAIIAARAVVTKDVPPYTIVGGTPAKEIRKRFDAEVIQQLLMLKWWDWSADNIRQCLPYIMEGKINELLTIKKD, from the coding sequence ATGATGACAAAAATATATCCACGCACCGGAGATAACCAAACAGTCTATCTGAATGCCGTGATTAAAGATCCTCAAATTGAGGTAGGCGATTATACCATTTACAATGATTTTGTAGCTAATCCCTTGCTGTTTGAGAAGAACAATGTGCTTTATCATTATCCCATCCATCGGGAGAAGTTAATCATTGGCAAGTTCTGTTCTATTGCCTGTGGCACGAAGTTTCTGTTTAATTGTGCGAATCATACATTGAAATCCCTGTCTACCTATACCTTCCCTTTATTCTATGAAGAATGGGAATTGGAGAAGTCGAATATTACTACTGCATGGGACAATAAAGGCGATATTGTAATCGGCAATGATGTATGGATCGGCTACGAAGCTGTGATTATGGCGGGTGTTCATATCGGTGACGGAGCAATTATTGCCGCACGTGCCGTAGTGACGAAAGATGTCCCGCCTTATACGATTGTGGGCGGCACTCCTGCCAAAGAAATACGAAAACGCTTTGATGCAGAGGTTATTCAACAATTACTCATGCTGAAATGGTGGGATTGGTCTGCTGATAATATACGCCAGTGTTTGCCATATATTATGGAGGGAAAAATCAATGAATTACTTACTATAAAGAAAGATTGA